The following coding sequences are from one Terriglobia bacterium window:
- a CDS encoding PD-(D/E)XK nuclease family protein → MTERRNLQFVLDAAQSGACVISPNTRAARNLKRTFADRQRANNHAAWRSPEVLPWSAWLKRLWQEQLLHSSGHFSALLDERQERYLWERIIAADQPNLDPGSLALECSRAWRTVHAYRIPREKGAFRRKPDTAAFFRWSSSYASVCERNGWLDEARLPDQLHAMAVTAIEGREIIFWGFDFFTPQQQALVSVLEAACVVRTIGEPDSESAAASRIASEDSHAELRAAALWAREILEEEPKATVGVVVHNLDDLRGAAERIFLEVLHPGALTVSGTAAPRAFEISLGVPISKAPIIATALAVLELASRSQSSEFVGRLLRSPFLGDPDEMSARAVLDTEIRSRGLSELSLDSLRDAADRRTACRGFAIDLRNFQTAVARLAGPRSPSAWSREILPLLSKAGWPGSRGVNSREYQAQRAFVQLLSEFARLDLVAEPMEFAAMVRRLVRAAEEKIFQPENLGAPVQLVGLLEASGSRFDYLWVMGLHAAAWPPEAHPSPFIPIDLQRLHNVKGAFPAERLDYARETMKRLLHSAGNVIVSWPMREQDVELTMSPLIAEFPEIARAATPVTLLSFGHKLFASAAGDNSLDDRGPIVTEPISSGGTKAFKLQAACPFRAFAELRLDASELTVPEPGVDRKLRGHLLHKSLEIIWSELQSQAELQVQNKVKLEELVTNSIERAVKQSDHAMPAQWEQQVVAIERDRLKNLILRLLELESGRPTPFRVIELEKKREVTHGGITVDVKVDRIDELEGGGLVLLDYKSGKPTLSQWDGDRPEDPQVPVYATELGSRLAAAGFVQINSEEITFKGYAKHSGVLPGSVENFESMSGKKRPAPSFEEMLQNWRDTLDKLGSQFRAGHAAVDPKNRKKTCNECHLGMLCRVNEVRPGQEEDEYAG, encoded by the coding sequence ATGACCGAACGCCGGAACCTGCAGTTCGTTCTCGACGCCGCGCAGTCGGGCGCCTGCGTGATCAGTCCCAACACGCGAGCGGCGCGTAATCTCAAGCGCACTTTTGCGGACCGACAGCGCGCCAACAACCACGCGGCATGGCGAAGCCCGGAGGTTCTACCCTGGTCGGCTTGGCTCAAGCGACTTTGGCAGGAGCAGCTCCTCCACTCTTCCGGACATTTCAGTGCGCTGCTTGATGAGCGCCAGGAACGGTATCTGTGGGAGCGAATCATTGCCGCCGACCAACCGAATCTTGATCCCGGATCGCTCGCCCTGGAATGCAGTCGAGCCTGGCGAACCGTTCATGCTTACCGCATTCCGCGGGAGAAGGGCGCATTCCGCCGGAAGCCCGACACGGCGGCTTTCTTCCGCTGGTCCAGCTCATATGCATCTGTGTGCGAGAGGAATGGATGGCTCGACGAAGCGCGGTTACCCGATCAGTTGCACGCGATGGCGGTTACGGCTATCGAAGGTCGGGAGATCATCTTCTGGGGGTTCGATTTCTTTACCCCGCAGCAGCAAGCTCTTGTATCGGTGCTCGAAGCAGCGTGTGTGGTACGCACGATTGGCGAGCCGGATAGCGAATCTGCAGCGGCATCACGAATTGCTTCGGAAGACAGCCACGCGGAATTGCGAGCCGCTGCGCTGTGGGCGCGTGAGATTCTGGAAGAAGAGCCGAAGGCTACCGTCGGCGTTGTTGTCCATAATCTCGACGATCTGCGCGGAGCCGCAGAGCGAATCTTTCTGGAGGTCCTGCATCCCGGAGCCTTGACAGTTTCGGGAACCGCAGCGCCTCGTGCCTTTGAGATCTCCCTGGGAGTGCCGATATCAAAGGCACCGATCATTGCCACTGCGCTCGCAGTTTTGGAACTCGCGAGCAGGTCCCAATCGAGTGAATTCGTCGGCCGGCTATTGCGGTCGCCATTTCTGGGTGATCCCGATGAAATGAGTGCACGGGCGGTTCTGGACACCGAGATTCGCTCGCGAGGCCTCAGCGAACTGTCTCTCGACAGTCTGAGAGATGCTGCGGATCGCCGGACGGCGTGCCGGGGATTTGCGATTGATTTGCGGAACTTCCAAACTGCGGTAGCGCGGTTGGCAGGACCGCGTTCGCCGAGCGCCTGGAGCCGCGAAATTCTGCCGTTGCTGAGCAAGGCAGGTTGGCCGGGTTCACGAGGCGTGAATAGCAGGGAATACCAGGCGCAGCGCGCGTTTGTTCAGCTGCTCAGCGAATTTGCGCGCCTCGATCTTGTCGCCGAGCCGATGGAGTTTGCGGCGATGGTTCGCCGATTGGTGCGAGCCGCCGAGGAGAAGATCTTCCAACCGGAGAATCTCGGCGCACCAGTTCAGCTCGTAGGTCTACTGGAGGCATCGGGTTCGCGGTTTGACTATCTCTGGGTCATGGGATTGCATGCGGCGGCGTGGCCTCCGGAGGCGCATCCGTCTCCCTTTATTCCGATCGATCTCCAGCGATTGCACAACGTGAAGGGAGCTTTTCCGGCTGAGCGGCTGGACTACGCGCGCGAGACCATGAAGCGGCTGCTGCATTCTGCCGGAAATGTAATTGTCAGTTGGCCGATGCGAGAACAGGATGTCGAGCTGACAATGAGCCCGCTCATAGCGGAATTTCCTGAGATCGCGCGAGCGGCAACTCCCGTTACATTATTGAGCTTCGGACACAAGCTCTTTGCTTCGGCGGCTGGCGATAATTCGCTCGACGATCGTGGGCCGATCGTGACCGAACCGATCAGCTCCGGTGGTACCAAGGCATTTAAACTTCAGGCTGCATGCCCATTCCGCGCTTTTGCGGAGCTTCGCCTGGACGCCAGCGAACTCACGGTTCCGGAGCCCGGTGTTGACCGCAAGCTCCGGGGGCATCTGCTGCATAAATCACTTGAGATCATTTGGAGTGAACTCCAGTCACAAGCGGAGTTACAAGTACAAAATAAAGTAAAACTTGAAGAGCTTGTAACCAATAGCATTGAGCGCGCGGTGAAACAGAGTGACCATGCGATGCCGGCCCAGTGGGAGCAACAGGTCGTGGCGATCGAGCGCGACCGGCTAAAGAATCTGATTCTCCGGTTGCTCGAATTGGAGAGCGGGCGGCCAACGCCGTTCCGTGTGATTGAACTGGAGAAGAAGAGAGAAGTGACACACGGCGGCATAACAGTGGACGTGAAGGTGGATCGGATCGACGAACTCGAGGGCGGCGGATTGGTACTGCTTGACTACAAGAGCGGCAAGCCGACCCTCAGCCAGTGGGATGGCGACCGGCCTGAGGACCCGCAGGTGCCCGTCTATGCGACGGAACTAGGTTCGCGACTCGCAGCGGCGGGATTTGTGCAAATTAACTCGGAAGAAATTACGTTCAAGGGATATGCCAAGCATTCCGGAGTTCTGCCTGGATCGGTGGAAAACTTCGAGTCGATGTCGGGGAAGAAACGGCCGGCGCCGTCTTTCGAGGAAATGCTGCAGAACTGGCGCGACACGCTGGACAAACTGGGCAGCCAATTCCGTGCAGGTCATGCGGCAGTCGATCCCAAGAACAGGAAGAAAACCTGCAATGAATGTCATCTGGGGATGCTCTGCCGCGTGAATGAAGTTCGCCCCGGACAAGAAGAGGACGAGTATGCAGGATAA
- a CDS encoding UvrD-helicase domain-containing protein: protein MQDNLSLFAVPEIDRDAFERERALDTGTSFIVQAPAGSGKTELLVQRFLALLAIVKEPENIVAITFTRKAAGEMRARVTKALREAVDTVPPEEEHKRQRWKLAHRVLARDEKRGWKLLESPGRLRIVTIDSLCHSITRMMPLTSKLGAMRNVTDKPGDLYAAAAHRTIQLLGTSNPIALDVRRALEHLDNNVAELEKQLSDMLGPRDQWLRHVDLGNAAQLRAKMEATLRRIVCDRLEAVQRMIPDDLRRELVRLSQIAATNKKLDDPQHVIVSCEHLDGFPDCTPEALDSWRGLVEFVLTKTKNHWRGRPDKTIGLPRHEKEEKENYEALMSALSQIPGLEESLASIRGLPPARYSESQWAALECFARLLPRAAEQLKEAFVEQQTCDYAAISEAALQALKSYGAPTDLAMALGEGIEHLLVDEFQDTSVSQVKLLEALTAGWKHGDGRTLFLVGDPMQSIYRFREAEVASFIRVSETKSFGAISLELLQLEKNFRSRQVIVDWVNRVFPTVFPKEEDLGTGAVKFSACRAAARNKEGEAKVQLHTQFGTNDETRQKEAEQVVQVVRDLRARHEKTAVLVRSRTHLYNIVSSLREAAGSEPALRFQAVEIDALAEQVVISDLRALTHALLHLGNRVAWLAILRAPWCGLSLRDLHALVEGQKYATVLELIRERRERLSEDGQARLGRVLPVMDAALAQRGRLPLRQWVESTWLSLNGPACLRESREMEDAAAFFDLLDELDFGSDVESLSAFDNAVAKLFSQPDPDATDAIQVMTIHKAKGLEFDAVLLPGLGRHTRGNDHNLLLWSEREVEGVPELLMAATKAKGAEDDPIYGFLKCTECECEDNELRRLLYVATTRAKHELHLFASLACDAQDYLAGNKQPQRRSMLGLLWPAIECSFREQANVRAANLQAEEPLRIAAAAEVEAPPMLRRLPLAWPLPEIPDGVQWQPGREPEAIDPDDNVTYDWAGERARRVGVVVHAMLQRIGEEGLAKWNEERVRNLRPMLGSALGNEGVAPSDLPDAVGRAEKALLAAISEERGRWILQPRAGAQNEFALTGFFGSNLNSFVIDRTFVADGVRWIVDYKTGLREGGDREAFLDNEVERYREKMERYAEIFRRFDSTVPVRLALYYPLMSGWREWEPRSSGQPASSAQVGKS from the coding sequence ATGCAGGATAATCTCAGCCTCTTCGCCGTTCCCGAGATTGATAGAGACGCGTTCGAGCGCGAACGGGCGCTCGACACCGGTACATCGTTCATTGTGCAGGCGCCCGCGGGCTCCGGCAAAACCGAACTGCTGGTACAGCGGTTCCTGGCGTTACTTGCGATCGTTAAAGAGCCGGAAAACATCGTCGCAATTACGTTCACCCGCAAAGCTGCAGGCGAGATGCGCGCCCGGGTGACAAAAGCACTACGCGAAGCTGTTGACACGGTGCCGCCGGAGGAGGAACACAAGCGCCAGCGCTGGAAACTCGCACATCGCGTGTTAGCGCGCGACGAGAAGCGTGGCTGGAAGCTGCTGGAGAGCCCAGGGCGGTTGCGCATCGTCACCATCGATTCGCTTTGCCACAGCATCACCAGAATGATGCCACTGACGTCGAAATTGGGCGCGATGCGAAACGTCACCGATAAGCCAGGTGACCTTTATGCGGCGGCAGCGCACCGAACCATCCAGCTCCTGGGAACTTCGAACCCGATTGCGCTGGACGTGCGGCGAGCGCTCGAGCACCTCGACAACAACGTAGCCGAACTCGAGAAGCAGTTGTCGGATATGCTCGGCCCGCGCGACCAGTGGTTGCGGCACGTCGATCTCGGCAACGCCGCACAATTGCGCGCCAAAATGGAAGCAACGCTGCGGCGAATCGTCTGCGACCGGCTTGAAGCGGTGCAGAGAATGATTCCCGACGATTTGCGCCGGGAACTGGTGAGGCTGAGCCAGATCGCCGCGACGAACAAGAAACTCGATGATCCTCAGCACGTCATTGTCTCCTGCGAACACCTGGACGGATTTCCGGACTGTACCCCAGAAGCGCTGGACAGTTGGAGAGGATTGGTCGAGTTTGTGCTGACCAAGACAAAAAATCACTGGCGAGGACGACCGGACAAAACGATTGGATTGCCAAGACATGAGAAAGAAGAGAAGGAGAACTATGAAGCTTTAATGTCAGCACTGAGCCAGATCCCAGGTCTTGAAGAGTCTTTAGCATCCATTCGTGGACTTCCGCCGGCACGCTACTCCGAGTCACAGTGGGCGGCGCTGGAATGTTTCGCGCGGCTGCTGCCGCGTGCCGCGGAACAACTGAAAGAAGCGTTCGTCGAGCAGCAGACCTGTGATTACGCTGCGATCTCAGAAGCCGCATTGCAGGCGCTGAAAAGCTATGGAGCGCCCACTGACCTCGCGATGGCTCTGGGAGAGGGAATCGAGCACCTCCTGGTGGATGAGTTCCAGGATACGTCCGTCAGCCAGGTAAAACTTTTGGAAGCGCTCACAGCGGGTTGGAAGCACGGCGACGGGCGGACTCTGTTTCTTGTCGGAGACCCGATGCAGTCGATCTACCGCTTCCGTGAGGCCGAAGTCGCATCGTTCATTCGCGTTTCGGAGACGAAGTCGTTCGGCGCGATCAGCCTGGAACTGCTGCAACTGGAAAAGAACTTCCGCTCGCGACAGGTCATTGTCGATTGGGTCAACCGTGTCTTTCCCACGGTTTTTCCGAAAGAGGAGGATCTCGGGACCGGCGCGGTGAAATTCTCTGCGTGCCGTGCGGCAGCGCGGAATAAAGAGGGTGAGGCAAAGGTTCAACTGCATACGCAGTTCGGAACCAACGACGAGACGAGACAGAAAGAGGCTGAGCAGGTCGTACAGGTTGTGCGCGACTTACGCGCGCGGCATGAAAAAACCGCGGTGCTCGTGCGCTCGCGAACGCACCTGTACAACATCGTCTCCTCGTTGCGTGAAGCGGCAGGATCGGAACCGGCTCTTCGCTTCCAGGCAGTGGAGATCGATGCTCTTGCAGAGCAAGTAGTGATCTCTGACTTGCGAGCGCTCACACACGCGTTACTGCACCTCGGAAATCGAGTTGCGTGGTTGGCGATTTTGCGAGCGCCCTGGTGTGGCCTCTCGCTTCGCGACCTTCACGCGCTGGTCGAAGGACAGAAATACGCGACGGTGCTGGAGTTGATTCGAGAGCGCCGGGAGCGGTTAAGCGAAGATGGGCAGGCACGACTTGGACGTGTGCTGCCAGTCATGGATGCGGCATTGGCACAACGCGGAAGATTGCCCTTGCGCCAGTGGGTGGAGTCGACTTGGCTCAGCCTGAACGGTCCGGCATGCCTGCGCGAGAGCCGCGAAATGGAAGACGCGGCCGCGTTCTTCGATTTACTGGATGAACTCGACTTTGGAAGCGACGTTGAAAGCCTCTCTGCTTTCGATAATGCTGTCGCGAAGCTCTTCTCCCAGCCCGACCCGGACGCCACCGATGCCATCCAGGTAATGACTATCCACAAGGCGAAAGGTCTTGAGTTCGACGCCGTGCTGCTGCCCGGTCTCGGACGTCACACCCGGGGGAACGACCACAACTTGCTACTGTGGAGCGAGCGGGAAGTTGAAGGCGTCCCTGAACTGCTGATGGCCGCGACGAAGGCGAAGGGCGCAGAGGATGATCCGATATACGGCTTTCTGAAATGCACGGAATGCGAATGCGAAGATAACGAGTTGCGGCGCCTGCTTTATGTGGCGACCACGCGTGCGAAGCATGAACTGCACTTGTTCGCGAGCCTCGCTTGTGATGCGCAAGACTATTTGGCGGGTAATAAGCAACCACAGCGGCGGAGCATGTTGGGCCTGCTCTGGCCGGCCATCGAATGCAGTTTCCGGGAGCAAGCCAACGTGCGGGCGGCGAACCTGCAGGCTGAAGAACCGCTGCGGATTGCGGCTGCGGCAGAAGTCGAGGCACCCCCTATGCTGCGACGCTTGCCGCTCGCATGGCCTCTGCCGGAGATACCGGATGGTGTTCAGTGGCAGCCGGGACGCGAGCCGGAGGCAATAGATCCCGATGACAATGTGACTTACGACTGGGCGGGAGAGCGCGCACGGCGCGTCGGCGTCGTAGTTCATGCAATGCTTCAGCGGATAGGGGAAGAGGGCCTGGCGAAATGGAACGAAGAGCGCGTCAGAAACCTGCGCCCGATGCTTGGATCAGCATTGGGAAATGAGGGCGTTGCGCCGTCAGACCTGCCCGACGCAGTCGGCCGTGCGGAAAAAGCGCTGCTGGCGGCGATCAGCGAAGAGCGAGGTCGATGGATTTTGCAACCTCGTGCGGGTGCTCAGAACGAATTCGCGCTGACGGGTTTCTTTGGGAGCAATCTAAACAGCTTCGTCATCGACCGGACGTTCGTTGCTGATGGCGTGCGCTGGATCGTCGATTACAAGACAGGCCTGCGCGAAGGCGGCGACCGCGAAGCGTTCCTCGATAATGAAGTGGAGCGCTATCGCGAGAAGATGGAGCGGTACGCGGAGATTTTTCGCCGGTTCGACTCGACCGTACCTGTCCGTCTGGCCTTGTATTATCCACTCATGAGTGGGTGGCGCGAGTGGGAGCCGCGATCGTCAGGGCAGCCGGCGAGTTCGGCTCAAGTGGGGAAATCCTGA
- a CDS encoding saccharopine dehydrogenase C-terminal domain-containing protein, whose protein sequence is MKLLVIGAGMMGSSAAYDMARCARVESVTLADADTRRSNEAAKRINKMVPGKKVEATGIDASSRRDAVKKMRGHDGTLSAVPYFYNLGLAEAAIDAKSHFADLGGNNVVVRKELALDKKAAKKGVGIAPDCGLSPGMASILGGELMRRIGGKADALKIYVGGLPQDPKPPFNYQLVFSVEGLINEYCEPARILRNGKLVMVEPLTEIELFKIPDFPELEAFHTSGGTSTMPETYGKNIGECFEKTLRYPGHVQMIRSLYDLGLFSSKKRKIGKMEIAPRAVMSDLMVEKFSGDKPDVTVMRVEAHRDGHVAAFTMIDKYDPATKLTSMMRTTAWPASVVLQMMVNGEITKRGAVLQERDVPAKQFLSEMAARGVELVYTLEGAASTAAAR, encoded by the coding sequence ATGAAGCTTCTGGTGATTGGTGCAGGAATGATGGGTTCGTCGGCGGCCTATGACATGGCTCGCTGCGCTCGCGTTGAGAGTGTCACGCTCGCTGACGCCGACACGCGGCGCTCGAACGAGGCTGCCAAGCGTATCAACAAGATGGTTCCCGGCAAGAAAGTCGAAGCCACGGGCATCGATGCCTCCAGCCGCCGCGACGCGGTAAAGAAAATGCGGGGACACGACGGAACCTTGTCCGCAGTTCCCTACTTCTACAATCTTGGGCTCGCAGAAGCAGCGATCGATGCCAAGTCTCATTTTGCCGACCTCGGTGGAAACAACGTTGTTGTTCGCAAGGAACTCGCACTCGACAAGAAGGCTGCGAAGAAAGGTGTTGGGATTGCCCCCGACTGCGGCCTTTCGCCCGGCATGGCGTCCATTCTTGGCGGCGAACTCATGCGGCGGATCGGCGGCAAAGCCGATGCGCTCAAAATCTATGTCGGCGGCCTTCCGCAGGACCCCAAGCCACCGTTCAACTACCAACTCGTCTTCTCCGTCGAGGGGCTGATCAACGAATACTGCGAACCGGCGCGCATTCTGCGTAACGGCAAACTGGTAATGGTCGAGCCTCTGACCGAAATCGAGTTGTTCAAGATTCCGGATTTTCCCGAACTCGAGGCCTTCCACACCTCGGGCGGAACCTCGACGATGCCCGAAACTTACGGGAAGAACATCGGCGAGTGCTTCGAGAAGACTTTGCGCTATCCCGGCCATGTGCAGATGATCCGATCGCTCTATGACCTCGGGCTTTTCTCCAGCAAGAAACGCAAGATCGGGAAAATGGAGATTGCACCACGCGCTGTGATGTCCGACCTGATGGTTGAGAAGTTCAGCGGCGATAAACCAGATGTGACTGTCATGCGTGTCGAGGCCCACCGCGACGGCCACGTAGCAGCCTTCACGATGATCGACAAGTACGATCCCGCGACGAAGCTGACCTCAATGATGCGCACGACCGCGTGGCCCGCGAGCGTTGTCCTGCAAATGATGGTAAACGGTGAAATCACCAAGCGAGGCGCCGTACTGCAGGAACGCGATGTTCCGGCGAAACAGTTCCTGAGCGAAATGGCCGCCCGCGGCGTTGAGCTGGTTTACACGCTCGAAGGAGCCGCAAGCACCGCAGCAGCAAGATAG
- a CDS encoding methyltransferase domain-containing protein, which produces MKPDADEILRREFNAWAAAGRGEEMEQHHISIAEQTIRRMNLKPGERVLDLGCGVGWATRILARLVGDGPDSGGQVVGLDVADEMISRARAASKDFENVMFIWGSAQKIPWQENYFNKVLSIESFYYYADQDLALAELFRVMAPKAHLYILINLYRDNHYSLRWADELKVPVQIRSEQEYVDLLRKHTFENAEAHRIPDETPTPETYSGKWFKNAAELRDFKRIGALLLTAQKPDVNSPPRAMELM; this is translated from the coding sequence ATGAAACCTGACGCGGACGAAATACTACGGCGGGAGTTTAACGCTTGGGCGGCTGCGGGCCGTGGCGAGGAGATGGAGCAGCACCACATCAGCATTGCCGAGCAGACGATTCGCCGGATGAATTTGAAGCCCGGCGAAAGGGTGCTCGATCTTGGCTGCGGCGTTGGTTGGGCAACACGGATCCTGGCGCGGCTTGTTGGCGACGGGCCGGATAGTGGCGGGCAGGTGGTCGGGCTCGATGTCGCCGACGAAATGATCTCGCGTGCGCGCGCTGCCTCGAAGGATTTCGAAAACGTGATGTTCATCTGGGGCTCCGCGCAGAAGATTCCCTGGCAGGAAAATTACTTCAACAAGGTTCTCTCCATTGAGTCGTTCTACTACTACGCCGACCAGGATCTCGCGCTGGCGGAACTGTTCCGCGTGATGGCTCCCAAAGCTCATCTCTACATCCTGATAAACCTTTATCGCGATAATCACTATTCGCTGCGATGGGCGGACGAGCTGAAGGTTCCGGTGCAGATCCGTTCCGAGCAGGAATATGTCGACTTGCTGCGCAAACACACATTCGAGAACGCCGAGGCACATCGAATTCCAGACGAAACGCCAACGCCGGAGACTTATTCGGGAAAGTGGTTCAAGAACGCCGCCGAGCTACGCGACTTCAAAAGAATCGGGGCCTTACTTTTGACCGCACAGAAGCCGGATGTGAATTCACCCCCGCGCGCCATGGAGCTTATGTAG
- a CDS encoding DUF4097 family beta strand repeat-containing protein gives MPTSRKATLWGVLLGVTLAVALASLPAHAGVTEEFHKTYPISPDGRISVKNLNGAVTVVAWDKNEVQIDAMKTGDTKELVDEAKIEVTAGSSAIDVRTHYPEDRHNYHAATVDYTLHVPRRGRLDKIELVNGRVSIQGVQGGIRASSVNGEVEAREVAGDMNLQSVNGRVLADMRAPARSVELGTVNGQVALKIPSDASAEINASTVHGNISNDFNIPVNHGHFAPGSELRARLGKGETRMKLSTVNGGIEIQRAPDGKPLGKVTNLLPEDKGRYY, from the coding sequence ATGCCGACCAGTCGCAAAGCTACTTTATGGGGAGTCCTCTTAGGCGTCACCCTGGCGGTCGCGCTCGCAAGTCTTCCGGCGCACGCTGGCGTCACCGAAGAATTCCACAAGACCTATCCCATCAGCCCTGACGGACGTATTAGTGTTAAGAACCTGAACGGCGCGGTAACGGTCGTAGCCTGGGATAAGAACGAAGTCCAGATTGATGCCATGAAGACCGGAGACACAAAGGAACTGGTAGACGAGGCGAAGATCGAGGTGACAGCGGGTTCATCCGCGATTGACGTTCGGACGCACTATCCCGAGGACCGGCACAATTACCACGCGGCAACAGTCGACTATACCCTGCATGTGCCCAGGCGCGGCAGGCTCGACAAAATCGAATTGGTAAACGGCCGCGTCAGTATCCAGGGCGTGCAAGGCGGGATCCGCGCTTCGTCCGTCAACGGTGAGGTCGAAGCACGAGAAGTCGCCGGTGATATGAATTTGCAGTCGGTCAACGGCCGAGTGCTCGCCGATATGAGAGCTCCGGCACGCTCGGTTGAACTTGGCACCGTAAACGGCCAGGTCGCGCTCAAAATCCCTTCCGACGCTTCGGCGGAAATTAATGCCAGCACCGTACACGGCAACATCTCGAACGACTTCAATATCCCCGTGAATCATGGACATTTCGCACCTGGCAGCGAGTTGCGCGCGCGGCTCGGCAAGGGCGAAACACGCATGAAACTCTCGACCGTGAACGGCGGGATCGAGATACAGAGAGCTCCGGACGGCAAACCTCTCGGCAAAGTGACCAACCTTCTGCCCGAGGACAAGGGTCGCTATTACTGA